One window from the genome of Candidatus Synechococcus calcipolaris G9 encodes:
- a CDS encoding DUF433 domain-containing protein: MTIAIVAEKTPLVTDPYGVVRVAKTRITLDTVVTAFLEGCTPEEIGEQYPSLQLPDVYLVIGYYLRHRDEVETYLAERQRQSEKNRRDVEQRFNPIGIRERLLARRI; encoded by the coding sequence ATGACAATAGCAATAGTCGCCGAAAAAACACCCTTGGTTACCGATCCTTACGGTGTTGTACGAGTTGCGAAAACTCGCATCACTTTGGATACAGTGGTGACTGCTTTTCTTGAAGGGTGTACGCCAGAAGAAATAGGAGAGCAGTATCCATCTCTACAACTACCGGATGTCTACTTAGTCATCGGTTACTACCTCAGACACCGAGATGAAGTTGAGACATATCTTGCAGAACGTCAACGTCAGTCAGAAAAAAATCGGCGGGATGTTGAACAGCGTTTTAATCCCATCGGAATCCGTGAACGGTTATTAGCAAGAAGAATCTAA
- the ebsA gene encoding type IV pilus biogenesis protein EbsA has translation MNPLDQLQPANPKEANIFSPYMNASKRAILPLGIALYRKGKLEGQRGIEGGDNVPFLATWNIANLPADLSRCTVMFENSPDLSYEISMTTFELVDHLIDVISNYKKYRVADFSKPFYRKLLRLE, from the coding sequence ATGAATCCCCTGGATCAGCTACAACCGGCTAATCCCAAGGAGGCCAATATCTTTTCACCCTACATGAATGCATCGAAGCGGGCTATTTTGCCCCTAGGGATTGCACTCTACCGAAAAGGGAAATTAGAGGGACAGCGAGGCATTGAAGGCGGTGATAATGTCCCCTTTTTGGCCACTTGGAATATTGCGAATTTGCCAGCGGATTTATCCCGATGTACGGTTATGTTTGAGAATTCACCGGATCTGAGTTATGAGATATCGATGACCACATTTGAACTGGTGGATCACCTCATTGACGTGATTAGTAATTATAAAAAATATCGGGTGGCTGATTTTTCTAAGCCGTTCTATCGTAAGCTACTACGTTTAGAATGA
- a CDS encoding radical SAM protein, producing the protein MAPLVANYYLTYRCNARCHFCDIWALEPGKEADFAAIQQNLRDLRRLGVKYVDFTGGEPLLRADAPEIYKEAKNLGFVTSMTTNTILYPRRAQAIQGLVDFLNFSLDGPDADTHDYSRGVKIFDTLVESVKIAKDLGEYPVLNHTVTAQNYGRIGEVAELGQELGVRIWLNPAFTAYESYNNKKNPTPEIAHSIEENAKKYNNVGYNRAALALIRAGGNNTENPRCKAVDAVIAISPNDELLLPCYHFAQKGVPINGRLYDLYKESEVVEEYRRSQGRLSVCEGCTVWCYLIPSFFKGVDKYWFLNQVTYAGEFLARKQFLQRSGSPGRSTVGVG; encoded by the coding sequence ATGGCTCCGCTCGTTGCGAACTACTATCTCACCTATCGGTGTAATGCCCGCTGTCATTTTTGTGACATTTGGGCCCTAGAGCCAGGCAAAGAGGCGGACTTTGCGGCCATTCAACAGAACCTACGGGATTTGAGACGTCTGGGGGTCAAGTATGTTGACTTTACCGGTGGTGAACCCTTGCTCCGGGCCGATGCCCCTGAGATTTACAAAGAGGCAAAGAACCTTGGCTTTGTCACTAGTATGACCACCAACACCATTCTCTATCCCCGCCGTGCCCAAGCTATTCAAGGCCTAGTGGATTTTCTGAATTTTTCCCTAGATGGCCCGGATGCGGATACCCACGACTATTCTCGGGGCGTTAAAATTTTTGATACCTTGGTGGAGTCGGTGAAGATTGCCAAAGACTTGGGGGAATATCCGGTACTCAACCATACGGTGACAGCCCAAAACTATGGGCGCATTGGTGAAGTAGCCGAACTAGGTCAGGAATTGGGGGTACGCATTTGGCTCAATCCTGCATTTACGGCCTACGAAAGCTATAACAATAAGAAGAATCCCACCCCAGAAATTGCCCATAGTATTGAAGAAAACGCCAAGAAGTATAACAATGTTGGTTACAATAGGGCAGCCCTAGCCCTTATTCGTGCGGGTGGGAATAACACAGAAAATCCTCGCTGCAAAGCCGTGGATGCAGTAATTGCCATCTCTCCCAATGATGAGTTGTTACTGCCCTGCTACCATTTTGCCCAAAAGGGCGTACCGATTAATGGTCGTCTCTACGATCTCTATAAAGAGTCGGAAGTGGTGGAGGAATACCGCCGTTCCCAGGGACGATTATCAGTCTGTGAAGGTTGTACGGTTTGGTGTTACCTCATTCCTAGCTTTTTTAAGGGTGTTGATAAATATTGGTTCCTCAATCAGGTGACCTATGCCGGAGAATTCCTGGCCCGAAAACAATTTCTACAGCGAAGTGGATCCCCTGGACGATCTACTGTCGGAGTGGGTTGA
- a CDS encoding alpha/beta hydrolase yields the protein MIGRWLGLALSGAIAGGLGMTMLGMARPGIAAEDINLVLGSDRQAGIVLPVADLRTFAETGVASSKLQALLSFASPEQQTKFRQLFTTVLPITPQTLDQGIDSTQADEILGTIAAATFRPDEEGIEALKVAVEKAADASEGLTLLTLLEAYPAEQLDISIVKMQELMEAHRDVIPNDVPQASDF from the coding sequence ATGATAGGTCGATGGTTAGGACTTGCCCTATCCGGGGCGATCGCCGGCGGTTTGGGAATGACGATGTTGGGCATGGCCCGGCCAGGAATTGCCGCAGAGGACATTAATTTGGTTTTGGGGAGCGATCGCCAAGCCGGTATTGTTTTGCCCGTGGCGGATCTGCGCACTTTTGCGGAAACGGGGGTGGCTTCTTCTAAATTGCAGGCATTATTATCCTTTGCCTCCCCTGAACAGCAGACAAAATTTCGGCAGCTATTTACAACCGTTTTGCCCATTACTCCCCAAACCTTAGATCAAGGGATAGACAGTACCCAGGCGGATGAAATCTTGGGGACTATTGCCGCTGCGACATTTCGCCCGGATGAAGAGGGGATCGAAGCCCTAAAAGTTGCCGTAGAAAAAGCTGCTGATGCCAGTGAGGGCTTAACCTTGCTAACGCTGCTAGAAGCTTATCCTGCGGAACAACTGGATATTAGTATCGTGAAAATGCAAGAATTGATGGAAGCCCATCGTGATGTTATTCCTAATGATGTGCCCCAGGCTTCTGATTTCTAG
- a CDS encoding ribonuclease Z, with the protein MEITFLGTSSGVPTRSRNVSSIGLRLPQRKEIWLFDCGEGTQHQLLRSDLRSSQIRRIFVTHMHGDHIFGLMGLLASCGLAGTVSAMDIYGPPTLDRYITDCLRWSQMRLPYQLKLHTVEPGQVFADSDFRVDCQPLHHRVPAFGYRVSEADRPGRFDVEKAQSLGIPPGPLYGQLKQGKTITLKDGRKFQGTDFCDPPQPGRSFVYCTDTIYCDSAVELSQGATVLIHESTFAHQDAELAFQRLHSTSTMAAQVALAAQVKLLFLTHFSPRYAPGNPLRLDNLLEEARAIFPATKLAADFLSYDIPRPHSVNV; encoded by the coding sequence TTGGAAATTACGTTTTTAGGAACCAGTTCGGGAGTACCCACCCGATCTCGGAATGTCTCCAGTATTGGCCTGCGCCTCCCCCAGCGGAAGGAAATCTGGCTCTTTGATTGTGGCGAAGGAACCCAACACCAGTTACTTCGTAGTGATCTTCGCAGTAGCCAGATCCGTCGTATTTTTGTCACCCACATGCATGGGGATCACATTTTTGGCCTGATGGGCTTACTCGCTAGCTGTGGTTTAGCAGGAACCGTGTCCGCCATGGATATCTATGGCCCCCCCACCCTCGATCGCTATATAACGGATTGCCTACGCTGGTCGCAGATGCGGCTCCCCTATCAGCTAAAGCTACACACCGTCGAGCCGGGCCAGGTTTTTGCCGATAGTGATTTTCGGGTGGACTGCCAACCCTTGCACCATCGAGTGCCCGCCTTTGGCTATCGGGTCAGTGAAGCCGATCGCCCCGGCCGATTTGATGTCGAAAAAGCCCAGTCCCTAGGCATTCCCCCCGGCCCCCTCTATGGGCAGCTCAAACAGGGGAAAACCATTACCCTCAAGGACGGTCGTAAATTTCAGGGCACAGACTTTTGTGATCCACCCCAACCGGGTCGAAGTTTTGTTTATTGCACCGATACCATTTACTGTGATTCCGCCGTAGAACTCTCCCAGGGGGCAACGGTACTAATCCATGAGTCAACCTTTGCCCATCAGGATGCGGAACTGGCCTTTCAACGCCTCCATTCCACCTCAACCATGGCAGCCCAAGTCGCCCTAGCAGCCCAAGTCAAACTGCTCTTTTTAACCCATTTCAGTCCCCGTTACGCACCGGGGAATCCGCTCCGGCTAGACAACTTGCTAGAGGAAGCTCGCGCCATTTTTCCAGCAACCAAGTTAGCCGCAGATTTCCTCAGCTATGACATTCCCCGCCCCCATAGTGTCAATGTATGA
- a CDS encoding DUF5615 family PIN-like protein, with protein sequence MIRFLADENFNNQIVRGILRQNSQIDIVRVQDVWLSGVDDPNVLAWAAQEGRIVLTHDVATMTIFAYERLESGLSMPGLFEVNRRVPVGLAI encoded by the coding sequence ATGATTCGGTTTCTTGCTGATGAAAATTTTAACAATCAGATTGTCCGAGGCATTCTTCGTCAAAATTCGCAGATAGATATTGTGCGTGTTCAAGATGTGTGGTTATCAGGAGTTGATGACCCCAATGTTTTAGCATGGGCCGCACAAGAAGGACGTATTGTTCTTACTCATGATGTTGCCACGATGACAATTTTTGCTTATGAACGCCTTGAATCGGGTCTATCCATGCCTGGGTTGTTTGAAGTGAACCGTCGTGTCCCAGTAGGATTAGCAATTTAA
- a CDS encoding phosphotransacetylase family protein encodes MPKHLLIGSMAAYSGKSATILGLAQQFRSRNLKIAYGKPLGTCQPEAETEELEADVWFIRQTLDLAPADLRPTLLTLNDQTIGDRLRGVDGADYGQTLMEYQGLNGADVVLLEGPGTLAEGRLFDLDLGQMASVLDAQVLLVMRYESSLIVESLLLAQSELGDRLLGVLINDIPVDSAEMVAQVKNFLESRGIPVLGLLPRSQLLRSVTVEELVHQLKAEVLCRPDRLDLLVEELTIGAMNVSAALKYFRKGNNMAVITGGDRTDIQWAALETSTHCLILTGHLPPTPAVLSRAEELEIPILSVDLDTLTTVEIVDHAFGQVRLHEAVKVNCIEQLIAKHFDCDRLLDKLGLVTVQA; translated from the coding sequence GTGCCTAAACATTTACTCATTGGTTCAATGGCGGCCTACAGTGGTAAATCAGCAACTATTCTAGGCTTGGCTCAACAATTTCGCAGTCGTAACCTCAAAATTGCCTACGGAAAACCCTTGGGAACCTGTCAGCCGGAAGCAGAAACGGAAGAACTGGAGGCGGATGTCTGGTTTATTCGCCAGACCTTGGACTTGGCCCCAGCGGATCTACGGCCAACCCTACTGACCCTGAATGATCAAACCATTGGCGATCGCCTCCGGGGTGTGGATGGGGCAGACTATGGCCAAACTCTGATGGAATATCAGGGGTTGAATGGGGCGGATGTCGTTCTTCTGGAAGGGCCGGGAACCCTGGCGGAGGGCCGCCTTTTTGATTTGGATCTGGGGCAAATGGCTTCGGTCTTAGATGCCCAAGTGTTGCTGGTGATGCGCTACGAGTCCTCCTTAATTGTGGAGTCTTTGCTCCTAGCTCAATCGGAATTGGGCGATCGCCTCCTGGGGGTATTAATTAACGATATTCCAGTCGATAGTGCTGAGATGGTCGCTCAGGTTAAGAACTTCTTGGAAAGCCGGGGCATCCCCGTGTTGGGTCTTTTGCCCCGTAGTCAGTTGCTTCGCAGTGTCACCGTAGAAGAGTTAGTGCATCAGCTAAAAGCCGAAGTACTCTGTCGTCCCGATCGCTTGGATTTGCTTGTGGAAGAACTCACCATTGGCGCAATGAATGTGAGTGCGGCCCTGAAGTATTTCCGCAAGGGGAACAATATGGCCGTCATTACCGGGGGCGATCGCACCGATATTCAGTGGGCTGCCTTAGAAACTTCCACTCACTGTTTAATCTTGACCGGGCATTTACCCCCCACCCCAGCGGTCCTTAGTCGGGCAGAAGAATTAGAAATCCCCATTCTCTCGGTGGATCTGGACACCCTAACGACGGTAGAAATTGTGGATCATGCCTTTGGCCAGGTGCGTCTTCACGAAGCCGTTAAGGTCAACTGCATTGAACAACTCATTGCCAAGCATTTCGACTGCGATCGCCTTCTAGACAAATTGGGCCTGGTTACAGTTCAAGCCTAA
- a CDS encoding molybdopterin synthase catalytic subunit translates to MISSTAIAPEKLKSLLVDTQSGGFVSFEGWVRNHNLGQAVTALDYQVYDALAYKEGSKIIGEALAKFNLCHAIACHRSGHLELGEIAVWVGTTAHHRRGAFLGTEYIIDQIKVRLPIWKKEHYVDQPSAWVYCREHHSHLSNH, encoded by the coding sequence ATGATTAGTTCAACGGCGATCGCTCCAGAAAAATTGAAATCGCTCCTAGTGGATACCCAGTCCGGCGGATTTGTCAGCTTTGAGGGGTGGGTTCGCAATCATAATCTGGGTCAGGCCGTGACCGCCTTAGACTATCAGGTATACGATGCCCTAGCTTATAAGGAAGGGTCAAAAATTATCGGCGAAGCATTGGCAAAATTTAATCTGTGCCACGCGATCGCCTGTCATCGCAGTGGCCACTTGGAACTGGGGGAGATTGCGGTTTGGGTGGGAACCACTGCCCATCATCGCCGCGGGGCATTTTTAGGCACGGAATATATTATTGATCAAATTAAAGTTCGTTTGCCCATCTGGAAAAAAGAGCATTATGTGGATCAGCCATCGGCTTGGGTCTATTGCCGTGAGCATCACTCGCATTTAAGTAATCATTAA
- a CDS encoding glycosyltransferase, with translation MPENSWPENNFYSEVDPLDDLLSEWVDLPDSPSVQPRSEGRRQKAALALALIWGSTILLHLVTGGIWLVYGVMVLMSLQTLRYWWARPRALPDAGTGEVTDLPFVSLMVAAKNEEAVIGRLVENLCQVDYPRQCYEVWVIDDNSSDRTPDILDGLQKTYPQLRVLRRLPGAGGGKSGALNQVLPLAKGDIIGVFDADARIEPHLLRQVIKRFQEPKIGAVQVRKTISNADLNIYTEGQNAEMALDAYYQQQRIAIAGMGELRGNGQFVRRQAMERCGGWNEETITDDLDLSLKLHLHHWDIDLLMDPGVKEEGVTTEIALWHQRNRWGEGGYQSYLDYWRPLLQNRLGLGKSLDVLFWFLIKYAIPTATVPDFVMAILRSRPPLLIPLTSLSVTISLIGMVKGLAQSQKESSQKLSPLRLFWTSLMGTLYMFHWLPVVSSVTVRMAVRAKRLKWVKTVHHGA, from the coding sequence ATGCCGGAGAATTCCTGGCCCGAAAACAATTTCTACAGCGAAGTGGATCCCCTGGACGATCTACTGTCGGAGTGGGTTGACCTACCCGATTCCCCCTCGGTGCAACCCCGTTCAGAGGGACGACGGCAAAAAGCTGCCTTGGCCCTGGCCCTGATCTGGGGTAGTACTATTTTGTTGCATTTGGTGACGGGGGGCATTTGGCTGGTCTATGGCGTAATGGTATTGATGAGTCTGCAAACCCTCCGTTATTGGTGGGCGCGGCCTAGGGCATTGCCAGATGCGGGCACGGGTGAGGTAACGGATTTACCCTTTGTCTCCTTGATGGTGGCGGCTAAAAATGAAGAAGCGGTAATTGGTCGCCTTGTTGAAAACCTTTGCCAGGTGGATTATCCACGCCAATGTTATGAAGTTTGGGTCATAGATGATAATAGTAGCGATCGCACCCCCGATATTTTAGATGGTCTGCAAAAGACCTATCCTCAATTACGAGTCTTGCGTCGTTTGCCGGGAGCAGGTGGTGGTAAGTCCGGGGCCCTCAATCAAGTCTTACCCCTAGCTAAGGGAGATATTATTGGTGTCTTTGATGCCGATGCCCGCATTGAACCCCACCTGCTACGGCAGGTTATTAAACGGTTCCAGGAGCCTAAAATTGGTGCGGTTCAGGTTCGCAAAACCATCAGTAATGCGGATCTAAATATTTATACGGAAGGCCAAAATGCAGAAATGGCCTTGGATGCCTACTATCAGCAACAACGAATTGCGATCGCTGGCATGGGAGAACTGCGGGGTAATGGTCAGTTTGTGCGGCGACAGGCGATGGAGCGATGTGGGGGTTGGAATGAAGAAACGATTACCGATGATTTGGATCTCAGCTTAAAACTCCATTTACACCACTGGGATATTGATCTGCTCATGGATCCAGGGGTTAAGGAAGAGGGTGTAACCACGGAGATCGCCCTGTGGCATCAACGAAATCGCTGGGGAGAAGGGGGCTATCAAAGCTATTTAGATTATTGGCGGCCCTTACTACAAAACCGTCTTGGCCTCGGCAAAAGCCTGGATGTCCTGTTTTGGTTTTTAATTAAATACGCCATTCCCACGGCTACCGTGCCGGACTTTGTAATGGCAATTTTGCGAAGTCGTCCCCCCCTGCTGATTCCCCTCACCAGTCTTTCGGTAACGATTTCCTTGATTGGCATGGTGAAGGGGCTGGCCCAGAGTCAGAAAGAGTCATCGCAAAAACTATCTCCCCTGCGCCTATTTTGGACAAGCCTGATGGGAACCCTCTATATGTTCCATTGGTTGCCGGTGGTAAGTAGTGTGACGGTGCGAATGGCGGTGCGGGCGAAGCGATTGAAATGGGTGAAGACAGTTCACCATGGAGCTTAA
- a CDS encoding YegS/Rv2252/BmrU family lipid kinase produces the protein MNHGKPDPHVSRPRKRRAHLIFNPVAGQGNAEARLFVLQDILHPHFDLTIELTEPDIPVEAMAQEAIAPGVDAIFAAGGDGTISGVAHALIGTSIPLGVIPLGTANAFGAALGIPANLEAACQVVIEGHHQWVDTACCNGRTLILLAGIGFEAEMAERASREAKDRLGALAYLWAGLQQLQDQEEFQVSFCLDGQGSDLMAKAITIANAAPSTSVLAHGTGNVIADDGLLDITIAHTENRLEAFNALLQLFRSALTQIPPDRENIIGLRGKHLKIETDPPQKVVLDGEMIGTTPVEITCAPKSLRVFVPLVPEQESNLQKLLELDHAEPGT, from the coding sequence ATGAACCATGGTAAACCCGACCCCCACGTTAGCCGTCCCCGCAAACGCCGTGCCCATCTGATTTTTAATCCGGTGGCAGGCCAGGGAAATGCGGAAGCTCGGTTGTTTGTCTTGCAGGACATTCTCCATCCCCATTTTGACCTAACTATTGAGTTGACGGAACCGGATATTCCGGTGGAAGCCATGGCCCAAGAGGCGATCGCCCCTGGTGTGGATGCGATTTTTGCGGCGGGCGGTGATGGGACAATTTCCGGGGTAGCCCATGCCCTCATTGGCACATCCATACCCTTGGGGGTGATTCCCCTGGGAACGGCCAATGCCTTTGGTGCTGCCTTGGGAATTCCAGCAAATTTAGAAGCGGCCTGCCAGGTTGTAATTGAGGGACATCACCAGTGGGTGGATACGGCCTGCTGTAATGGACGTACCCTGATTTTATTAGCGGGGATTGGCTTTGAAGCCGAAATGGCCGAACGCGCCAGTCGCGAAGCAAAGGATCGCCTAGGGGCCCTGGCCTATCTTTGGGCGGGATTACAGCAGCTACAGGATCAGGAGGAATTTCAAGTCTCGTTTTGCCTCGATGGCCAAGGCAGTGACTTGATGGCTAAAGCAATTACTATTGCCAATGCGGCTCCTAGCACCTCAGTTCTGGCCCATGGAACCGGTAACGTGATTGCCGATGATGGACTCCTTGACATTACCATTGCCCATACGGAAAATCGTTTAGAAGCCTTTAATGCCCTATTACAGCTTTTTCGCAGTGCCCTGACTCAGATCCCCCCGGATCGCGAAAATATTATTGGCCTGCGGGGAAAACATCTAAAAATTGAGACGGATCCACCCCAAAAGGTTGTTCTGGATGGGGAAATGATTGGCACAACTCCCGTGGAAATTACCTGTGCCCCTAAGAGTTTGCGGGTTTTTGTGCCCTTAGTCCCTGAACAGGAATCTAACTTGCAAAAGTTACTTGAACTTGATCATGCGGAACCGGGGACTTGA
- the lepB gene encoding signal peptidase I yields MNEPVPSASDSPSLWQKLWQQQRGNVLLLIIALVITFALRLFVAESRYIPSESMEPTLWPGDRIVVEKLSYRFHPPHAGDIVIFRTPPLLQTLGYGPNQVLIKRVIAHGGQVVQVHSGQVWLDGQPLEEPYVQEPPTYELDAITIPEDSLFVMGDNRNNSNDSHIWGFLPEAYVLGRAGFCYWPLDHLGVVANKHFSRRSP; encoded by the coding sequence ATGAATGAACCCGTGCCCAGTGCATCTGATTCGCCATCCCTTTGGCAAAAGCTTTGGCAGCAACAGCGGGGGAATGTTCTTCTGTTAATCATTGCCCTGGTGATTACCTTTGCCCTGCGGCTTTTTGTGGCAGAATCCCGCTATATTCCTTCGGAGTCCATGGAGCCAACCCTCTGGCCGGGCGATCGCATTGTCGTAGAGAAACTTTCCTATCGTTTTCATCCACCCCATGCTGGGGATATTGTCATTTTTCGGACACCACCGCTACTGCAAACCTTGGGATATGGCCCCAACCAGGTATTAATTAAACGGGTCATTGCCCATGGCGGCCAGGTGGTACAGGTTCATAGTGGCCAGGTATGGCTGGATGGACAGCCCTTAGAGGAACCCTATGTACAAGAGCCACCCACCTACGAACTTGATGCGATCACCATTCCTGAAGATTCCCTATTTGTCATGGGAGACAATCGCAATAATAGTAATGACTCCCATATCTGGGGCTTTTTACCAGAGGCCTATGTCCTTGGCCGGGCAGGTTTTTGCTACTGGCCTCTGGATCATTTAGGGGTCGTAGCAAATAAACATTTTTCCCGCAGGTCTCCATGA
- the alr gene encoding alanine racemase, with amino-acid sequence MLSQERLSGSHECERAWVEVDLGALAENTQQIKGWLAPETTLMAVVKADAYGHGAITVAQTVLKHGASSLGVATIPEGIELRKAGIDAPILVLGAVTMPAQVRAIADWHLQPTLSSVKQALVFSNYAENLEAPLDVHLMIDTGMARLGCPAEEGFQFIDFVRRVPKLRIVGLYSHFAAADAPNPQLMYQQHHCFETILREVQRANIAIPQLHLANSAATLRDRSVHYDQVRVGLALYGLYPAPHLRDIVPLRPVLQVRSRITLTKELRPGMGVSYGHQFVARRSMRIGVLGIGYADGVPRLLSNRMEVLLRGQRVRQVGAITMDQMMIDVSDFQDLQEGEVVTLLGEDGQEQITADTWAETLGTISWEILCGFKNRLPRIPVDQGFYNQPY; translated from the coding sequence ATGTTAAGTCAAGAGCGGCTTTCAGGCTCTCATGAGTGTGAGCGGGCCTGGGTTGAGGTGGATTTAGGTGCCCTAGCTGAAAATACACAGCAGATTAAGGGCTGGCTAGCTCCAGAAACAACATTAATGGCGGTCGTAAAGGCGGATGCTTACGGCCATGGGGCAATCACCGTGGCTCAAACGGTACTCAAGCACGGGGCCTCTAGTTTGGGGGTTGCCACTATTCCCGAAGGGATTGAATTACGGAAAGCGGGTATTGATGCCCCAATTTTGGTGCTAGGGGCGGTGACGATGCCAGCCCAAGTGCGGGCGATCGCCGATTGGCACCTGCAACCGACCCTATCGAGTGTCAAACAAGCCCTAGTTTTTAGTAACTATGCCGAAAACCTAGAGGCTCCCTTGGACGTGCATCTGATGATTGACACCGGCATGGCTCGCCTAGGCTGTCCTGCGGAAGAGGGCTTCCAGTTTATTGATTTTGTTCGCCGTGTGCCCAAGTTACGGATTGTCGGTCTTTATTCCCACTTTGCCGCCGCCGATGCCCCCAACCCCCAATTGATGTACCAACAACATCACTGTTTTGAAACCATTCTCAGGGAGGTACAACGGGCGAATATTGCCATTCCCCAACTCCATTTGGCTAACTCTGCGGCCACCCTCCGCGATCGCTCGGTTCATTACGATCAGGTACGGGTGGGTCTGGCTCTCTATGGCCTCTATCCGGCCCCCCATTTACGGGATATTGTGCCGTTGCGGCCGGTGCTTCAGGTGCGCTCCCGGATCACCCTGACAAAAGAGTTGAGGCCGGGGATGGGGGTGAGCTATGGCCATCAGTTTGTGGCCCGGAGATCGATGCGGATTGGTGTCCTCGGAATTGGCTATGCCGATGGTGTACCTCGTCTCCTGTCTAACCGCATGGAGGTTTTATTGCGGGGACAACGAGTCCGTCAGGTGGGGGCGATCACCATGGATCAAATGATGATTGATGTGAGTGATTTTCAGGATTTACAGGAAGGTGAGGTGGTAACGCTTCTGGGGGAGGACGGTCAAGAGCAAATTACTGCGGATACTTGGGCTGAGACCCTGGGAACCATTTCCTGGGAAATTCTCTGTGGATTCAAGAACCGCTTGCCTCGGATTCCCGTGGATCAAGGCTTTTATAACCAGCCCTATTAG
- a CDS encoding DUF7219 family protein, with product MDKHEFLYPRSTYYGKVTPEQLIFNANLQEFSTKVGYISSLETSGKLSSQDAYQQIKHLWKELKQSKKNLLPS from the coding sequence ATGGATAAGCACGAGTTCCTGTATCCCCGGAGTACCTACTATGGCAAAGTTACGCCTGAGCAACTTATTTTTAATGCCAATTTGCAAGAGTTCTCTACGAAGGTTGGCTATATTTCTAGTCTAGAAACCAGTGGTAAGCTCAGTTCCCAGGATGCCTATCAGCAAATTAAGCACCTGTGGAAGGAACTAAAACAAAGCAAGAAAAATCTGTTGCCTAGTTAG
- the sds gene encoding solanesyl diphosphate synthase: MTSVTSLFSPVEADLQLLTENLKGLIGAQHPVLYAAAEHLFSTSGKRIRPAIVFLMSRATLPNQEITPRHSRLAEITEMIHTASLFHDDVVDQSQLRRGMPTVHSLFGNRVAIQAGDFLFAQASWYLADLDNLEVVKLLSQVIKDFAEGEIQQGFNRFDTSLTLEAYLNKTYYKTASLIANSAKAAGVLSGLPAARIQDIYHYGRNLGLAFQIVDDILDFTRSTNELGKPAGSDLQDGNLTAPVLFALEEKPYLNVLIEREFSEEGDIETALALVHESSGIQRSRALASHYAHGAIPHLEVLPASESRQALARLTDYVLERLY, encoded by the coding sequence ATGACCTCGGTAACTTCTTTATTTTCCCCCGTTGAGGCTGATCTCCAGTTACTCACTGAGAACCTAAAAGGCTTAATTGGGGCTCAGCATCCGGTTCTCTACGCTGCCGCCGAGCATCTATTTTCCACCAGTGGGAAGCGTATTCGCCCTGCCATTGTCTTTCTGATGTCTAGGGCGACCCTGCCCAACCAAGAGATTACCCCCCGCCACAGCCGCTTGGCTGAGATCACGGAGATGATTCATACCGCCAGTCTGTTCCATGACGATGTGGTGGATCAATCCCAGTTGCGTCGGGGTATGCCCACGGTTCATAGTTTGTTTGGCAATCGGGTTGCCATTCAGGCCGGAGACTTTTTATTTGCCCAGGCTTCTTGGTATTTAGCGGATTTAGACAACCTAGAAGTCGTCAAGCTCCTCTCCCAAGTGATCAAAGACTTTGCTGAAGGAGAAATTCAGCAGGGCTTTAATCGGTTTGATACGAGCCTAACCCTAGAGGCCTATCTTAACAAGACCTATTACAAAACAGCTTCTCTGATTGCCAACAGTGCCAAGGCCGCCGGGGTGTTAAGTGGATTGCCGGCCGCGCGGATTCAGGATATTTATCACTATGGCCGTAATCTGGGATTAGCCTTTCAGATTGTGGATGATATTTTAGACTTTACCCGCTCCACCAATGAGCTAGGGAAACCGGCAGGCTCCGATCTCCAGGATGGTAATTTAACGGCACCGGTGTTGTTTGCCCTAGAAGAAAAACCCTACTTGAATGTCTTGATTGAACGGGAGTTTAGCGAAGAGGGGGATATTGAGACGGCCCTTGCCCTTGTCCATGAAAGTAGTGGCATTCAACGATCTCGGGCCCTTGCCAGTCACTATGCCCATGGGGCCATTCCCCACTTGGAGGTATTACCCGCCTCAGAGTCGCGGCAAGCCCTTGCGCGCCTAACGGATTATGTTTTAGAGCGATTGTATTAA